The region GTTGATTTGCTATAGGTGATGGATTGGAGAGCAAGGATGGCCACTTTGTGATCTTTTTGGGTAGTGAGTGAGTTAAGACTACGAAACCTAAAATTCATCTTTTGCTGATTGAGAATCTATAGAGCCACTAtgctattaaaaatatagagCATTTGATACTTTCGACTTTTAGGCCCTTAGATCGGAAATTATATGATTGGAATGATCGCAGTCCCCTCTAGAATTGAAtggtttttataaaataataataatattaattcaaaagttagaaacgataaaaaatattgatctaagggctaaaaaattaaaaatatcagattctttatattttcgatagtaAAATAGCTCTACTCATCGAGAATTGCTTGCTACTCAGCGTAGTGTGGCGCGGTCGGCACGTGACCAGCATACTCCgtgatcatttttttattttttatttaggaaATGGGCCTCGGAAGGTCCAAAACGGGGCTAGGGCCATTCTAAAATCCTTGTCTTAATGTAGGGCCGAATCAGACCGGGCTCGAATTACTGGATCGGGTCATGGGTTAATCTGAACCCTCACAGGAATAGGATTAGAGGAAAAACTCCAGTAACTACGGGAATAGCgattcttcttcgtcgtcggaGAATGGAGAAGCCGATGGAAGAGGGGCCTTCGTCCCCGACTTCGCTGGTGGTGAGTAGCCCTAGGAGGACGATGAGCCTCCTACGGGAGAGGAGGGCGAGGGTCGCCTCCTCCTctgcctccacctccgccgccaTTGCCGAGCTCCAGGAGAAGGGGTTAGAGGAGACGAAGATGAGGGGCGCCGCGTTCGCCGCTGAGCATGGGCCGAAGCCCTCCGAGGTCTACGGCTTCGTCGGATCCATCACCACCGTGATCGCCACCGGTTTCGTACTCTCTTTGAACCGATCACGATCTCTTTGGGTATCTGTGTTCGAATCCAGGGTTTTGGATCAATATTGAGCGTTTATTGGGTGATTTCTCTTGTTTGGTGCAGTGATCTTCTTGGTGTGGGCCTATATACCCGAGCGGTGGTTGCATTCCTTAGGAATCACTTATTATCCTAGCAAGTTAAGCGTTCGATCTTTCTCTTTCCCTCTTGATGCTTGTTGTAGGTTGCTATTGATTTCTTACAGGTGTTTGGGTTCTTAATTCCTGCCATGTGGTGCTAAATTATGATAGAAATTAACTAGTTTTGTTATTCAGTGAATCGAATTTATTAGGATTTTGAGTTGAAATCTGTTGTTTAGGATGAAGCGTGATTAGATCAAATTCCATTGTTTACTTTTCTGTTTTCCCCTTGGTCATGTTTACATTTGATAATGTTTAGAGAGTATATAATTTGGCCAATCGGGCCTCAAATTATCCTAATTACTTATGCTTATTGAAATCCGCCAAACCATAAAAAAAACCTCTACATGAATTAATAGGTATCCAAACAAGGGAATTAAGGAaagtgaattcaaatttcataaaattctaCGATTTGGTTGTTGTCGAACAGGGTCAGAGTTTGTAGTATCAATTTATTGTCATTAAGACGTCTAAATTCACCGTGCTGTAAAAACCTGAAAAGGTGGTTTTATTTCCATATATTTATTTGAATAGGTGTCCCTTGATTGTCTtatgtttgttttctttttagtcaaataattttaatttactgaCAGGTATTGGGCGTTGGCAGTTCCATCCTTCGTTATTGTAGCAGTCGTTTTAGGGCTGATCTTTTATTTGGGCTTAAACTTTATGCTGACGCCGCCTCCAAATTCCTTCAACACAATGTTTGGTGagatttaattctttttcttcttaatttgtAAATGTAACTTCCAAGATagttgataccaaatgtaaaaCTCATTTGTATCTTGGATTAAAATCTTTTGAGCAAATAGTGGATGGTGCTTAAGGATTAAGCTGATATGAAAGGTCGGATGCTTTTGAGGTTGCGGTAGCAAATTTTTACACATTCCAAATGAGTTTTTTGCTGGAAGACATAGTTCAGACATTCACTGCTCAGAATTCTGAGTTCATGTTCTATATAAATGATATAACTTTTGAACTGAGGTTTGATGGTAACATTGCCTGGAGCTGGGAGCAATTCTAAGGAGGCTATTTTTTACTTCCTAAGAATAGAGAGTACTGCTACAAGCTTATGCACTCATTTAGGTTCNGCAGAAAAAATTTGGGGTTTATATTGAactattgtataaaaaatttagtacaGAGGGAAAAATTCATCatctaataaagaaaagaacaacaaatttagcaaaaaaaaaaaaaaaatcacacagAACTCAACTCAGACGATTGAGTTGTCATGATTGTGTGGCAAATTGTCATCATATCTAGTTGGGCTCTACTTATCGGTCCTGCATTGCGTGCATCTCATGTTCTGTTATTGTGCAATGATTCAGAAGGAACAAGTGTAACCATTTCTGTTTCCTGTAGCAAATGCCCTTTCTCAAAACTTGCACCGTTGGAAGCGATACTCTTCGATATAGACGGCACATTATGCGATTCAGATCCTATTCACTACTACGCTTTTCGAGAAATGCTACAAGAGGTATGGCTTCTCGACGAGTACTATTTTGGGGGCAATCGCCGTGCGTTTTGCTCTGATAATAAATCGAATCTTGTACAGATAGGTTTCAATAACGGCGTCCCCATAACTGAGGAATTCTTCGTCGAGAAAATCAGCGGTAAATTCAATGAAGATATTGGCAGAGCATTATTTCCGGATGGTGATCATGAACGGGCGGCGAAGTTCATGGATGACAAGGAAGCTATGTTTCGCAGGTAAGTAAGTTACTAAGAAGCAGCTAAAATGCATGAAACTTCACCAGAAGTACCACAATCTTTACATTGTTCACTAGATATCATAAAATCTACATTTGTTACCTTATCGATCTGGTTGATAGATATCAATCAGCGAAACTTGCATGATCGAAGAAGCCAAATTACCCAGATATCATAACATATACAATTTTGACCTTATTGATCTGTAATAAGCCAAAAAATTTGCTTAGTATACTTCTTTTTGTGAGTGATCCAACaaagaaataacaaaaatttcagGCTAGCATCCGAGCAATTAAAGGCAGTAGATGGCCTTCACAAGCTGTGCGAATGGATCGAGGAACGTGGATTGAAGCGCGCAGCAGTGACTAACGCTCCGAGGGCAAATGCAGAACTTATGATCTCAATACTCGGTCTCACTGACTTCTTCCAGTTTCTTGTAGTGGGTAGCGAGTGCGAAAGAGCTAAGCCATTCCCTGATCCTTACTTAGAGGCCCTCAATTTTCTCAAAGCATCCCCTAATCACACATTTGTATTTGAGGTATATCCAAATTTGTGCTATAACCAGAAATGATTCTTcattttttaggttttttttttctcggcaTATAATCCCTGCAAATATGCAAAATTGTGCAAGTATCCCTGTAAATTTGGTTAGTTCTCCTTATTCGTCGTGGAAACTGTGCTTGTTTGCTCGAGCGCCCTTGTCGTGTATTCATGAAGTTTGCATAAATACCCCTAGCAGGGGCGCGGAGGCAGATAAAGACGGATTCAAATGGTCGCATCTGCAAATACCAACTTTGCTGGGATATCTAGGCAATTTGGCATATTTCCAGGGTTATATGTGTGAACGCAATGGCCGATGATCTAAAAACTTTTAAACATTTCTTTTTTCCCTAAGGATTCTGCGTCGGGGATACAAGCTGGCGTGGCTGCAGGGATGCCTGTGGTAGGCCTGGCGACAAGAAATCCCGAGAAGTTACTGAAGGAGGCAGGAGCGAGCTTGCTGATAAAGGATTTTGAGGATCCAAACCTTTGGGCCATACTTGGAGAATTAGATCACATTGGCAAGAAAAGAGAAGCTTGATTTTTGAGATGGTATGGTCCCCGACAACTTTTACGAGAACAAAAAGAATCAGATAAGCAGCGCAGGACATTCATTATCTATAGaaacttgatattttttaacTAGCTTTAGTCCAATATCAAACTATGATTATACATTCATAAGCCTTTTCTAACGAAATTGGCGATGTTGTATTTAAGTATACATTCATAAGCCTTTTCTAACGAAATTGGCGATGTTGTTGTATTTAAGTATGTATTATCACAGGTTTCATTCTGTCACAATTGCTAATGTATCTTAGAACTAAGTACAATCTCTTTTGTGGACTGTTAAAAAGACAAAACCTTGTAAATCTTAATACAATTAATGTCTCTTGATTAAATTGTCTGCATGGTATTGTAAGATCCTCGTTTGCTGCTTCCAGTTTACCGCACAATCGAAAAGAGTTTTAATTGGACGATTATCTTTTGCGAGTCCAACTAAGTTTTTTGTTCCTATAAGGGAGCTTCTGTTGTGGCGGATAGTTGAAATAAACCTTAGACAGTGACAAGCTCTAACTTGAAACTTCTGATACGACTTCAACATAAGCTCTTTGGAAGAATTTAGATTACAAAACTATTTATGCCTTTTTGAATAGGAAAGTGGAAATGTAGAAATTTCCTACAGCCTGGCCCATAGAGGATCATTCTCCCTTGTAGCACAGTACCTCTTCCTTTGTAGTACAATAGACAGTGGGAGATACCAATGAACCCTGaagcttctttttttaatgtagCAACCAAAGGTTCAACAAGGTATGGGACACTATGTTGCGTGGTTGTTACGAGGATTAGAAGATAGATTCTGGAATATGCTAGGAATAAAGTGGCTTCCTTATTCCCTTCTCTTATCCTCCTAAAACTATTTTTACATACATGATGGAAAGTTTTCGAAGAAGATGATCCCGCGCGCCTCTCATTAAAAAGGGATGAATCTATACTATTCACATCAGATGGTGCAGATCAACAAAGTTGTAAGCAAATCGATTATACTGACAAATGGTAATATATACCTTACGCAAAGAATCCTATGTATGGAGTTGTAaacaaattgtttttttttttttttttttagagataggtagcacgctatccgcttcgtttatttcatttagaaataaacttagctagaaatgtgaatcaactaagattcgaacttgggtctcggatatcaatcaccaagccctttgccacttgctctagggacggtcggtgtaaACAAATTGTTTTTAGTGTTTGAATAACTTGGGCTATTTATAAATCTGGAAATGATTTGTGACAACCGCGAATATGATTTTGACT is a window of Ananas comosus cultivar F153 unplaced genomic scaffold, ASM154086v1, whole genome shotgun sequence DNA encoding:
- the LOC109705273 gene encoding phosphatidylinositol N-acetylglucosaminyltransferase subunit P-like, whose amino-acid sequence is MEKPMEEGPSSPTSLVVSSPRRTMSLLRERRARVASSSASTSAAIAELQEKGLEETKMRGAAFAAEHGPKPSEVYGFVGSITTVIATVIFLVWAYIPERWLHSLGITYYPSKYWALAVPSFVIVAVVLGLIFYLGLNFMLTPPPNSFNTMFGEI
- the LOC109705272 gene encoding haloacid dehalogenase-like hydrolase domain-containing protein Sgpp isoform X1; the encoded protein is MIVWQIVIISSWALLIGPALRASHVLLLCNDSEGTSVTISVSCSKCPFSKLAPLEAILFDIDGTLCDSDPIHYYAFREMLQEIGFNNGVPITEEFFVEKISGKFNEDIGRALFPDGDHERAAKFMDDKEAMFRRLASEQLKAVDGLHKLCEWIEERGLKRAAVTNAPRANAELMISILGLTDFFQFLVVGSECERAKPFPDPYLEALNFLKASPNHTFVFEDSASGIQAGVAAGMPVVGLATRNPEKLLKEAGASLLIKDFEDPNLWAILGELDHIGKKREA
- the LOC109705272 gene encoding haloacid dehalogenase-like hydrolase domain-containing protein Sgpp isoform X2, producing the protein MPFLKTCTVGSDTLRYRRHIMRFRSYSLLRFSRNATRGFNNGVPITEEFFVEKISGKFNEDIGRALFPDGDHERAAKFMDDKEAMFRRLASEQLKAVDGLHKLCEWIEERGLKRAAVTNAPRANAELMISILGLTDFFQFLVVGSECERAKPFPDPYLEALNFLKASPNHTFVFEDSASGIQAGVAAGMPVVGLATRNPEKLLKEAGASLLIKDFEDPNLWAILGELDHIGKKREA